A region of Raphanus sativus cultivar WK10039 unplaced genomic scaffold, ASM80110v3 Scaffold1302, whole genome shotgun sequence DNA encodes the following proteins:
- the LOC130504015 gene encoding uncharacterized protein LOC130504015 encodes MCKGFGSTLTGPALQRYINLSIKSIKSFADLSDQFVEQFASNRNLEKNSDDLYEVLQHRSEPLRSYIAPFYQEKVAIPECNADTAISAFKRGLLMEGELYKDLTKYKGRSMEDVLSRAWAQVR; translated from the coding sequence ATGTGTAAAGGATTCGGGTCTACTCTGACCGGTCCTGCTCTCCAAAGGTACATCAATCTCTCAATCAAGTCCATCAAGTCCTTTGCGGACCTTAGCGATCAATTCGTGGAGCAATTCGCCAGCAACCGCAACTTAGAGAAGAACTCAGACGATCTTTATGAGGTCCTTCAACACAGGAGCGAGCCCTTGCGCTCATACATAGCACCTTTCTACCAGGAAAAGGTGGCTATTCCCGAATGTAACGCTGACACGGCCATCTCGGCCTTCAAGAGAGGCCTACTCATGGAAGGAGAACTCTACAAAGACCTAACAAAGTATAAGGGAAGGTCAATGGAAGACGTACTATCTCGAGCTTGGGCCCAAGTGAGATGA